The Fulvia fulva chromosome 6, complete sequence genome includes a window with the following:
- a CDS encoding Uracil catabolism protein 4, which yields MGLFTRNKNKQSSHRDSTSNGPSLKKPFAMQRANSNPSQNATVPDIPLPKAPDPNLDPAGYLRSIYAVRERSKLVLEKAKRNQLRHFNVDMSKFPDTAQYIVSIIKRDFAPDYHTIPPHGRWQHFEVGGRPRVDQLMQTWPSTVDSQERTRRLIDLFLVSVLLDAGAGTKWQYKPKESGKVFRRSEGLAVASLEMFKMGMFSSKPDEPYQVDSEGLKKLTTEKMARGLQVTDENPIDGLVGRTNLLICLGDALLNQEIFGPEARPGNMLDYLLAHPSTHANPIPIIPLPTLWDTLMNGLSAIWPATRTQIDGVPLGDAWPCGSMPSRPNNPWENIVPFHKLTQWLTYSLMVPMQKLANVHFVGVELMTGLPEYRNGGLLVDTALLTLKPDDAARGLEQYQMNATRQGQPNVEVVPLFTADDDVIVEWRAVTVGFLDELLAEVNLLLGLSGEEKLSLAQMLEAGSWKGGREIAEVSRPNTKEPPIMILSDGTVF from the exons ATGGGTCTCTTCACGAGAAACAAGAACAAGCAATCTTCGCACAGAGACTCAACATCCAACGGACCATCTCTCAAGAAGCCATTTGCCATGCAGCGTGCCAACAGCAACCCTTCGCAAAACGCCACCGTGCCGGATATACCATTACCCAAAGCGCCTGATCCAAACCTGGATCCAGCCGGCTACCTACGCAGCATCTACGCCGTTCGAGAGAGAAGCAAGCTCGTCCTGGAAAAGGCAAAGAGGAATCAATTGCGCCATTTCAATGTCGACATGTCCAAGTTTCCAGACACTGCTCAGTATATTGTATCAATAATCAAA CGCGATTTTGCTCCGGACTATCACACTATACCGCCTCATGGACGTTGGCAACACTTCGAGGTTGGAGGTCGCCCGAGAGTGGACCAGCTTATGCAGACTTGGCCGAGCACTGTAGACAGCCAGGAGCGGACACGAAGACTAATAGACCTGTTCTTGGTGTCTGTGCTGCTCGATGCAGGCGCAGGCACGAAATGGCAGTACAAGCCCAAGGAGAGTGGCAAAGTGTTCAGGCGCAGCGAAGGCTTAGCAGTGGCCAGTTTGGAAATGTTCAAGATGGGCATGTTCTCCAGCAAGCCTGATGAGCCTTATCAAGTGGACAGCGAGGGATTGAAGAAGCTCACAACCGAGAAGATGGCGCGAGGTCTACAAGTGACGGACGAAAACCCGATCGATGGTTTGGTCGGTCGGACTAATCTTCTCATCTGCCTGGGAGATGCGCTCCTGAATCAGGAGATCTTTGGACCAGAGGCCAGACCTGGCAATATGCTGGACTATCTGCTTGCACACCCATCGACGCACGCCAACCCAATCCCGATAATTCCTTTGCCGACATTATGGGACACGCTGATGAATGGTCTGTCAGCGATATGGCCAGCGACTCGAACACAGATAGATGGCGTGCCGCTTGGAGATGCATGGCCATGCGGCTCGATGCCATCACGTCCTAATAATCCGTGGGAAAACATCGTGCCGTTCCACAAGCTCACGCAATGGCTGACTTACTCGCTCATGGTTCCCATGCAAAAGCTGGCCAATGTACACTTTGTCGGAGTGGAGTTGATGACGGGCCTTCCAGAATATCGGAATGGTGGCCTACTAGTTGACACAGCACTTCTCACACTCAAGCCGGATGATGCCGCGCGAGGACTAGAGCAGTATCAGATGAATGCTACCCGGCAAGGACAGCCAAACGTCGAGGTCGTGCCACTTTTCACTGCGGATGACGATGTCATTGTTGAGTGGAGAGCAGTTACGGTCGGCTTTCTCGACGAGTTACTTGCCGAAGTCAATCTTCTGCTGGGGCTTTCCGGCGAGGAGAAGTTGAGCTTGGCACAAATGCTCGAGGCAGGCAGCTGGAAG GGCGGAAGAGAAATCGCAGAAGTGTCTAGACCGAACACCAAGGAGCCACCCATCATGATCTTATCCGACGGCACGGTATTTTAG
- a CDS encoding Pheromone B alpha 3 receptor — translation METAHYVFMDKPYPASIIVACLGIIIGIINMPAVHQHWQHRNLPMTAMTAATVYANFYLALNAIIWSHDNFDHWYNGMGFCDVGVKLDLMLNVLFPAAMSCVLRHLANVMDTSRAAVMQTTAQKRRGYVIDSICCFAIPALQIPIHYVVQDRRITIVSTGGCVPTSDASWVSFVFIFLPPLLWIALAACYSILIAVRLVRYRRSFNAILANSRTTKSRFLRLYLLCAIVIAGLLPMWTFFVIKNSLPRITAYSWNETHHPTEYRWNSASFESGGGIVPAEKIVWLVGGFLMFCFFSFGKDAVRSYRTALLAMGFGRCFPALDPANTRKSSISAAISSIGSKAKMMMARKESDMSSITNTVSTTGTTTYDDSPKKMSFLESIKEERRETRRLRDMAPPMKKKKDGSRSFTQIFGRGKPSSSYSDDPFMLSNMNNHIQSSISAEPMSPTATKHFRSMSMGGQDVLVQKEFRQASETAETLPPKAYEGV, via the exons ATGGAGACCGCTCACTACGTCTTCATGGACAAGCCATATCCAGCATCCATCATCGTGGCGTGCCTCGGAATCATCATTGGCATCATCAACATGCCGGCAGTACATCAGCACTGGCAACATCGGAACCTCCCCATGACCGCCATGACCGCGGCAACGGTATACGCCAACTTCTATCTGGCCTTGAATGCCATCATCTGGTCGCACGACAACTTCGACCATTGGTACAACGGCATGGGCTTCTGCGATGTCGGTGTCAAGCTGGACCTCATGCTCAACGTGTTGTTCCCAGCGGCCATGTCCTGCGTACTTCGACATCTGGCCAACGTCATGGACACGAGCCGAGCTGCAGTCATGCAGACGACTGCGCAGAAGAGACGCGGCTACGTGATCGACAGCATTTGTTGCTTTGCAATCCCAGCTCTACAAATACCCATCCACTACGTCGTACAAGACCGGCGCATCACGATCGTTAGTACCGGCGGATGCGTACCGACTTCAGATGCTTCGTGGGTGAGCTTTGTATTTATCTTCTTGCCGCCTTTGCTGTGGATCGCGTTGGCTGCCTGCTACTCCA TCCTCATCGCCGTGCGGCTCGTCCGGTACCGCCGCTCCTTCAACGCAATTCTGGCAAACAGCCGCACCACCAAGTCGAGGTTCCTTCGCTTGTACCTGCTTTGCGCAATTGTCATCGCCGGCCTGCTCCCCATGTGGACTTTCTTTGTGATCAAGAACTCCCTGCCTAGGATCACGGCATACAGCTGGAACGAGACACACCATCCAACCGAGTATAGATGGAACAGTGCCAGCTTCGAGAGTGGCGGCGGCATAGTCCCTGCCGAGAAGATCGTCTGGCTGGTAGGAGGGTTCCTCATGTTCTGCTTCTTCAGCTTCGGCAAAGACGCCGTTCGTTCTTACCGCACTGCTCTGCTGGCGATGGGATTCGGTCGCTGCTTCCCTGCCCTCGACCCTGCCAACACACGCAAGAGCTCCATCAGTGCAGCTATCAGCTCCATCGGCAGCAAGGCGAAGATGATGATGGCCCGCAAAGAGTCCGACATGTCCTCGATAACCAACACCGTCAGTACAACAGGCACAACCACCTACGACGACAGCCCAAAGAAGATGTCATTCTTGGAGAGCATCAAGGAAGAGAGGCGAGAGACCCGTCGGCTTCGCGACATGGCGCCACCGatgaagaagaagaaggacgGATCTAGATCATTCACGCAAATCTTCGGCAGGGGCAAACCATCATCATCGTACAGCGACGACCCATTCATGCTGAGCAACATGAACAACCACATCCAATCGAGCATATCGGCTGAACCAATGTCACCAACTGCCACGAAGCACTTCCGCTCGATGAGCATGGGTGGACAAGACGTGCTGGTGCAGAAGGAGTTCAGACAAGCCAGCGAGACTGCTGAGACGCTGCCTCCGAAGGCATATGAAGGGGTATAG
- a CDS encoding 1,2-beta-oligomannan phosphorylase yields the protein MYQSSLELLVNAHAPAMMFQQLLSTNLLCFSAAVAQEVSSADQLPFPISKDTIEGDPNYIAPVYPILPFNQYANNPILSPNPANDWESAFLYNPTTIVLNETIFLLYRAQNASKTSSVGLAWSTDGYSFTRLNQPVLYATEPWEAGGGTEDPRITRVNGTFYLTYTGYNLTSPQLCLATSTDLLTWAKYPPLFPNWQDVAYSDIDIPEPRFNHSKSAAITNEKSTDGLYHMYWGDSFFYHATSPDMLNWTTLPASQYFAAPLLSWENRLIEPGPAPIKTRDGRWILVYNGATSGRVGYPPAQYGVGQMLIDPSGAFRPTVNTSIVSPVTGGTYQPAIADGPVARIERPMVFPSTPEETEGQVNRVTFAEGLVQSKGKWFLYFGQADSTLGVATAEVQPCDLDCGAY from the exons ATGTACCAGTCCTCGCTTGAGCTGTTGGTGAACGCACACGCCCCAGCTATGATGTTTCAACAGCTGTTAAGCACTAACTTGCTGTGCTTCTCTGCCGCAGTCGCACAAGAAGTATCTTCAGCAGACCAGCTACCCTTTCCCATCAGTAAAGACACGATCGAAGGTGATCCAAACTACATAGCACCGGTCTATCCCATCCTGCCATTCAACCAGTACGCAAATAACCCAATCTTGTCGCCGAATCCTGCGAACGACTGGGAGTCTGCCTTCCTGTACAACCCCACAACCATTGTCCTTAACGAGACGATCTTCTTGCTGTATCGCGCTCAAAATGCATCGAAGACGAGCAGTGTTGGACTGGCTTGGAGCACTGATGGCTACAGCTTTACGAGGCTGAACCAGCCTGTCTTGTACGCCACTGAACCGTGGGAAGCAGGAGGCGGCACAGAAGATCCGAGGATCACGAGAGTCAATGGGACTTTCTACTTGACGTATACTGGCTACAACTTGACCAGTCCACAG CTCTGCCTCGCCACATCAACAGACCTCCTCACCTGGGCAAAGTACCCACCGCTCTTCCCCAACTGGCAAGACGTCGCATACAGCGACATCGACATCCCCGAACCGCGCTTCAACCACTCCAAATCCGCCGCCATCACCAACGAGAAATCCACAGACGGCTTGTACCACATGTACTGGGGCGACAGCTTCTTCTACCACGCCACGTCCCCCGACATGCTCAACTGGACCACCCTTCCAGCATCTCAGTACTTCGCTGCCCCTCTCTTATCCTGGGAGAACCGCCTTATCGAGCCCGGCCCGGCGCCTATCAAGACGCGCGATGGGAGGTGGATCTTGGTGTATAATGGTGCTACGAGTGGGAGGGTCGGGTATCCACCAGCGCAGTATGGGGTGGGACAGATGTTGATTGATCCGAGTGGGGCGTTTAGACCGACGGTGAATACGAGTATTGTTAGTCCGGTTACCGGGGGGACGTATCAGCCTGCGATTGCTGATGGGCCTGTGGCGAGGATTGAGAGGCCGATGGTGTTTCCTAGTACGCCGGAGGAGACGGAGGGGCAG GTTAATCGGGTTACGTTTGCTGAGGGCCTTGTGCAGTCTAAGGGGAAGTGGTTCTTGTATTTTGGACAGGCGGATAGTACGTTGGGTGTGGCGACTGCGGAGGTGCAGCCTTGTGATCTGGATTGTGGAGCGTATTGA
- a CDS encoding putative O-methyltransferase ustE, translating into MPPHPSPRSNDPIQRGLTSPSPIETTTFFLGRLASPVLQYGILKRSWGAPLLHRLHGTTLPSGPPWITATPLDRLGLSPYRTILWAMSVGSVAKQNYHLLATMQEKLKPGFGAQVAVFNAVADTINSMLFVCAQTSASVNGEGFPQTPLIVGGALYVTGILVELVSEQQRHNWKRRDGNRGRVYGGGLFGLARHINYFGYTLWRMGYALAAGGWTWAGVLAALSCWQFTQVTIPAHREYLEGKYGEQYRAYEEATPYRFIPYVY; encoded by the exons ATGCCTCCACATCCCTCACCACGCAGCAACGACCCGATCCAACGCGGCCTCACATCCCCCTCCCCCATCGAAACAACCACCTTCTTCCTAGGCCGCCTCGCCTCCCCCGTCCTCCAATACGGCATCCTCAAACGATCCTGGGGCGCACCCCTCCTCCACCGTCTCCACGGCACTACCCTGCCCTCCGGTCCACCATGGATAACTGCCACGCCTCTCGACCGCCTGGGTCTCTCACCTTATCGGACGATCCTATGGGCGATGAGTGTAGGAAGTGTAGCGAAGCAGAATTACCACCTATTGGCGACAATGCAAGAGAAGTTGAAGCCGGGCTTTGGCGCGCAGGTGGCAGTTTTCAATGCAGTGGCGGATACGATTAATAGCATGTTGTTCGTATGTGCGCAGACGAGCGCGAGTGTGAATGGTGAGGGGTTTCCGCAGACGCCGTTGATAGTGGGCGGGGCGTTGTACGTGACGGGAATACTGGTGGAGCTGGTGAGTGAGCAGCAGAGGCATAACTGGAAGAGGAGGGACGGAAACAGGGGGAGAGTGTATGGAGGTGGTTTATTTGGACTGGCGAGGCATATCAACTACTTTGGTTACACCTTGTGGAGGATGGGGTATGCGCTGGCGGCGGGAGGGTGGACTTGGGCTGGTGTTTTGGCGGCGTTGTCGTGTTGGCAGTTCACGCAGGTGACGATTCCGGCGCATCGGGAGTATCTGGAGGGGAAG TATGGCGAGCAATATCGCGCGTATGAGGAGGCTACGCCGTACAGGTTCATTCCGTACGTCTATTAG
- a CDS encoding Isopenicillin N epimerase component 2, with amino-acid sequence MSYCGKGVFTNRKGMFAPPLSGVRVLEFAGLAPGPYAGMLLADYGADVLRVDRAHPKAFTDDPPPPTNDALTRHKSSITVNTKTEAGIALLKHIIAKVDVVIDPFRPGVLENMGLGPEQVLLRLNPRLIVARMTGFRRDGKYKDMAGHDINYIAVSGVLGTFGREGEKPYPPANIVGDFAGGGAVCFMGIMLALYQRDTKTGMGQVVEANMVDGSAHLATMPRLAAKTPMWNGARGTNTLDGGAPYYGTYETKDGKYVAVGALEPQFYAALLKGLEINVEKDQWPNNREEKKTWKFQQEAFTKLFKQKTRADWEKIFDGTDACVTPVLEQRELEKAGFDQRPIVTLKGSPGLALAEGDADTRPPATGQGMGVQGEGWTPAGLRPGEGGEEVLGKWMGWIKGRHYKVHEGGCEALEVPRSRPRM; translated from the exons ATGTCATATTGCGGCAAAGGAGTCTTCACAAACAGAAAAGGCATGTTCGCACCACCATTGAGCGGTGTTCGGGTCCTGGAGTTTGCCGGACTGGCACCAG GACCCTACGCTGGAATGCTCCTCGCCGACTACGGCGCAGACGTGCTTCGCGTCGACCGTGCCCACCCCAAAGCATTCACAGACGATCCCCCTCCACCGACGAACGATGCCTTAACCAGACACAAGAGCTCCATAACAGTGAACACGAAGACGGAGGCAGGCATTGCTCTCCTCAAACATATAATCGCCAAAGTAGACGTCGTGATCGATCCCTTCCGGCCAGGCGTGCTCGAAAATATGGGCCTGGGTCCCGAACAGGTACTACTCCGGCTGAACCCGCGACTGATCGTTGCAAGAATGACAGGGTTCCGGCGCGATGGCAAGTACAAAGACATGGCAGGCCACGATATCAACTACATTGCAGTATCGGGTGTGCTGGGGACATTCGGTAGAGAAGGCGAGAAGCCATATCCACCAGCAAACATTGTTGGAGATTTTGCGGGCGGAGGCGCAGTATGCTTTATGGGCATCATGTTGGCTCTGTATCAGCGAGATACCAAGACGGGTATGGGACAAGTGGTAGAGGCAAACATGGTTGATGGCTCCGCACATCTGGCGACAATGCCACGACTCGCGGCCAAGACACCAATGTGGAATGGTGCTCGTGGTACGAACACGCTGGATGGTGGTGCGCCTTACTATGGCACGTACGAGACCAAGGATGGAAAGTATGTGGCAGTCGGTGCGCTCGAGCCTCAGTTCTACGCTGCTCTGCTCAAAGGATTAGAGATCAATGTTGAGAAGGACCAGTGGCCTAATAACAGGGAGGAAAAGAAGACCTGGAAGTTTCAGCAAGAAGCGTTCACAAAGCTATTCAAGCAGAAGACTCGAGCGGACTGGGAGAAGATCTTCGACGGCACCGATGCATGCGTGACACCTGTTCTGGAGCAGAGGGAGTTGGAAAAAGCCGGCTTCGACCAGAGACCGATCGTCACGCTTAAAGGCTCTCCTGGTCTGGCTCTTGCCGAAGGCGACGCCGACACACGTCCTCCGGCAACTGGTCAAGGCATGGGCGTTCAAGGCGAGGGCTGGACCCCGGCAGGCCTCAGACCTGGAGAAGGCGGCGAGGAGGTGCTTGGGAAATGGATGGGCTGGATCAAGGGGCGACACTATAAGGTCCATGAGGGAGGATGCGAAGCGCTCGAAGTCCCAAGGTCAAGACCGAGAATGTAG
- a CDS encoding Pre-mRNA-splicing factor cwc2, whose amino-acid sequence MADSTGIEATSAPLYEDTTAPSQELTKTDGTVQKKKTKIIKRKRRPARPQQDPSTFKTEPPPQTGTIFNIWYNKWSGGDREDAISSKHQAKGRCNVALDSGYTRADKVPGSYFCLFFARGLCPKGQDCDYLHRLPNSRIGKEGGLGDIFASNVDCFGRDKFSDYRDDMGGVGSFMRQNRTLYVGRIHVTDDIEEVVARHFQEWGQVERTRVLPSRGVAFVTYVHLANSEFAKEAMAHQSLDHNETLNVRWATVDPNPVAQKREAAKIEEQAAEAIRRALPASYVAELEGRRYEGADPEEERKRRKIEGSFGLKGYDAPDHVWYAAEKARIEGGEQPKMLENGQAEEDDEDGPLLIGNGNASAQQAAANNGLLGASTLAALQGFKASSNGEKKAPDKPAGPLVAYGSDSEDDD is encoded by the coding sequence ATGGCCGACTCCACAGGAATCGAAGCGACGAGCGCACCGCTATACGAAGATACTACTGCACCATCTCAGGAACTCACCAAGACCGACGGCACTGTGCAGAAGAAGAAGACCAAGATAATCAAGCGCAAGCGACGACCAGCGCGGCCGCAACAAGATCCCTCCACCTTCAAGACCGAACCACCACCACAGACGGGAACTATCTTCAACATATGGTACAACAAGTGGTCGGGAGGTGACCGTGAGGATGCGATATCGTCGAAACACCAAGCAAAAGGACGCTGCAATGTCGCACTCGACAGTGGATACACTCGCGCCGACAAGGTGCCAGGCTCTTACTTCTGCCTCTTCTTCGCGCGTGGACTGTGCCCGAAAGGCCAGGACTGCGACTACCTTCACAGACTCCCCAACAGCAGGATAGGGAAGGAAGGCGGACTCGGCGACATCTTCGCCAGTAACGTGGACTGCTTTGGCCGCGACAAGTTCAGCGACTACCGAGATGACATGGGCGGCGTGGGATCATTCATGCGACAGAACAGGACACTCTACGTCGGCAGAATCCACGTGACAGACGATATCGAGGAAGTGGTCGCGCGGCATTTCCAAGAGTGGGGACAGGTGGAGAGGACGAGAGTGCTGCCAAGTAGAGGCGTCGCATTCGTCACATATGTGCATCTTGCAAACAGCGAGTTCGCGAAGGAGGCCATGGCACATCAGAGTTTGGATCATAACGAGACGTTGAATGTACGATGGGCCACAGTGGACCCTAATCCGGTCGCACAGAAACGAGAGGCAGCAAAGATCGAGGAACAGGCAGCTGAAGCCATTCGACGAGCACTTCCGGCCAGCTATGTCGCGGAACTTGAGGGGAGGAGATATGAAGGTGCAGATCCTGAAGAGGAGCGCAAGCGGAGAAAGATCGAAGGAAGCTTTGGACTGAAGGGTTATGATGCGCCAGATCATGTGTGGTATGCCGCTGAGAAGGCAAGAATTGAAGGTGGTGAACAGCCAAAGATGCTCGAGAACGGACAGGCGGAGGAAGATGACGAAGATGGACCGCTGCTTATTGGCAATGGCAATGCATCAGCACAACAAGCAGCTGCAAACAACGGCCTGCTCGGCGCATCAACACTGGCTGCACTGCAGGGCTTCAAAGCGAGCTCGAACggcgagaagaaggcaccGGATAAGCCAGCCGGACCACTTGTGGCGTACGGGAGCGATAGTGAGGATGATGATTGA
- a CDS encoding AB hydrolase superfamily protein, translating into MPLESDLKLDYSKFDPANITQKTKDFNDGLMKVMNNGPKWYEVGAEKYRQMRWNGETPIPKPVILEAGKNGKIPSREVGRDIPTRTFEPEHGKSKGLFLHIHGGGWVLQSEHFQDLMLQRYATSSSLTVISIGYRLAPEDPYPAGNEDCFDAAEYLVDNAEKEYGLTLMFMGGDSAGAHLSVLTCYQLLETRPGFAFTGLVLNFGAYDISGFLPQAWHFDLPLVLDVDIMIKYTDAYLPNMTQEQKRDPMISPLFMNLNKLKLPPALFTCGTLDPLLDDSVLMSAKWAMSGAESISKIYPGAPHGFSFFPVGGTETTEQGLNDIAMFMNERIAASVRQSRA; encoded by the exons ATGCCTCTCGAATCAGACCTCAAGCTGGACTACAGCAAGTTCGACCCTGCCAATATCACACAGAAGACAAAGGATTTCAATGATGGGTTGATGAAGGTGATGAACAATGGGCCGAAGTGGTATGAG GTCGGTGCCGAGAAGTACAGACAGATGAGATGGAATGGAGAGACGCC CATCCCTAAGCCTGTCATCCTCGAAGCTGGAAAGAACGGCAAGATACCTTCTCGTGAAGTTGGACGAGATATACCCACCAGGACATTCGAGCCGGAACATGGGAAGTCGAAG GGCCTGTTCCTCCACATCCACGGCGGCGGCTGGGTCCTACAATCCGAACATTTCCAAGACCTAATGCTCCAACGCTACGCCACCTCCTCCTCGCTCACCGTAATCTCAATCGGGTACCGCCTAGCCCCCGAAGACCCGTACCCAGCCGGCAACGAAGACTGCTTCGACGCCGCCGAGTACCTCGTGGACAATGCCGAGAAGGAGTATGGCTTGACGTTGATGTTCATGGGAGGCGATAGTGCGGGGGCGCATTTGAGTGTTTTGACGTGTTATCAACTGCTCGAGACGAGGCCGGGGTTTGCGTTTACGG GTCTGGTGTTGAACTTCGGCGCCTACGATATCAGCGGGTTCCTCCCTCAGGCCTGGCATTTCGACCTACCGCTGGTGTTGGATGTGGACATCATGATAAA ATACACCGACGCATACCTCCCCAACATGACGCAAGAGCAGAAACGGGATCCGATGATTAGTCCCTTGTTTATGAATCTCAACAAACTGAAA CTCCCACCCGCGCTCTTCACATGCGGCACCCTGGACCCCTTACTGGACGATAGCGTCTTGATGTCTGCGAAGTGGGCTATGAGCGGTGCTGAGAGTATCTCGAAG ATCTACCCGGGTGCTCCTCATGGCTTCTCATTCTTTCCTGTGGGAGGGACCGAGACGACCGAGCAGGGATTGAATGATATTGCGATGTTCATGAACGAGCGTATTGCTGCGAGTGTGAGGCAGAGTCGGGCGTAG
- a CDS encoding 1,3-beta-glucanosyltransferase gel1, with translation MSELQYYLRPRPAYEPVRTEGDVFWRDGDRFLIKGINYFIRHPKPPGEPLYPIHKVDCLSEEHLETLQRDVKVFRELGLNTIFIPSLDPTKNHHEALKLLAQAGIYVLVTIGEGIARPPQPDAGWPSFDTDFDTRTYHTTESLERSIRIVDELASYPNVLGFIVDGSALVDLKATKIAEVHRAHVRDIKSFLHLRGGRQIPVGVALCEILNFQLQAVQYFSAGPSTDLSCADFIARENWSWACKSDFRISGWKNMVKILQEYPIPMFLGEYGTFVGYRLWEEVPCLYSRDMTGVFSGGCLYTYCDDGSKYGIVEEDEGGGITRKPEFELLRKHFRTVNCRMPEELYDSHVKDYESWTGEFPERDEHCWFATRDLPECPVDLERFMLELRQEKEWEVISHRTEGLKLWNRDCTVYNALYKE, from the exons ATGTCCGAGCTACAATACTACCTGAGACCTAGACCAGCATACGAGCCTGTCCGCACAGAAGGAGATGTGTTCTGGCGAGATGGCGACAGG TTCCTGATCAAGGGCATCAATTACTTCATCCGACATCCGAAACCACCAGGCGAGCCGCTATATCCTATCCACAAGGTCGACTGCTTATCTGAAGAACATCTGGAAACACTTCAACGGGACGTCAAAGTCTTCCGCGAACTCGGCCTCAACACAATCTTCATCCCCTCCTTGGACCCAACCAAGAACCACCATGAAGCGCTCAAACTCCTCGCCCAAGCAGGAATCTACGTCCTCGTTACCATTGGCGAAGGTATCGCTCGACCACCCCAACCAGACGCCGGCTGGCCATCCTTTGACACAGACTTCGACACCCGCACCTACCACACAACAGAGTCCCTCGAACGCAGCATCCGCATCGTAGACGAACTCGCCAGCTATCCCAACGTCCTCGGCTTCATCGTAGATGGCAGCGCTCTCGTTGACCTCAAGGCGACCAAAATTGCAGAAGTCCACCGGGCTCACGTTCGAGACATCAAGTCCTTCCTCCATCTCCGCGGTGGGAGACAGATTCCTGTCGGCGTTGCATTATGCGAAATCTTGAACTTTCAACTTCAGGCGGTGCAGTACTTCTCCGCTGGCCCATCTACCGATCTCAGTTGTGCAGATTTCATTGCCAGGGAGAACTGGAGCTGGGCGTGTAAGTCAGATTTCCGAATTTCCGGATGGAAGAATATGGTGAAGATACTGCAAGAATACCCTATCCCAATGTTTCTGGGGGAGTATGGGACTTTTGTGGGGTATAGATTGTGGGAGGAAGTTCCATGTTTGTACTCGCGAGATATGACGGGGGTGTTTAGTGGAGGATGTCTGTATACCTACTGTGATGATGGGAGTAAGTATGGGATTGTGGAGGAAGATGAGGGAGGAGGGATCACGAGGAAGCCGGAGTTTGAGCTGCTGAGGAAGCACTTTCGGACTGTCAATTGCCGGATGCCGGAGGAGCTTTATGATAGCCATGTGAAGGATTATGAGAGCTGGACGGGCGAGTTTCCGGAGCGAGACGAGCACTGCTGGTTCGCGACGAGGGATTTGCCGGAGTGTCCTGTTGACTTGGAGAGGTTCATGCTAGAGCTCAGGCAAGAGAAGGAGTGGGAAGTTATCAGCCACAGAACGGAAGGTCTGAAATTGTGGAACCGTGACTGCACGGTCTACAATGCTCTATATAAGGAGTAA